The following are encoded in a window of Microbacterium sp. LWO13-1.2 genomic DNA:
- the xylA gene encoding xylose isomerase yields the protein MTTPTRDDKFSFGLWTVGYNGADPFGGPTRPALDVVHAVEKLAELGAYGLTFHDDDLFAFGSTDAERQTQIDRLKGAMADTGLIVPMVTTNLFSAPVFKDGGFTSNDRDVRRFALRKVFRQLDLGAELGAKTFVMWGGREGAEYDSAKDVRAALERYREAVNLLGDYVTDKGYDIRFAIEPKPNEPRGDILLPTLGHAIAFIDSLERPELVGVNPEVGHEQMAGLNFTAGIAQALFHGKLFHIDLNGQRGIKYDQDLVFGHGDLHNAFSLVDLLENGGPGGVPAYDGPRHFDYKPSRTEDEKGVWDSAAANMRTYLLLKERAAAFRADPEVQEALAAARVDELSVPTLAPGESYDDFLADRTAYEDFDPATYFGGKGFGFVRLQQLATEHLLGAR from the coding sequence ATGACAACCCCCACCCGCGACGACAAGTTCTCCTTCGGCCTGTGGACCGTCGGCTACAACGGTGCCGATCCCTTCGGCGGCCCGACCCGACCGGCGCTCGACGTCGTGCATGCCGTCGAGAAGCTCGCCGAGCTCGGCGCCTACGGCCTGACGTTCCACGATGACGACCTGTTCGCCTTCGGATCGACCGATGCCGAGCGGCAGACCCAGATCGACCGCTTGAAGGGGGCGATGGCCGACACCGGTCTGATCGTTCCGATGGTGACCACCAACCTGTTCAGCGCCCCGGTCTTCAAGGACGGCGGCTTCACCTCGAACGACCGCGACGTGCGCCGCTTCGCCCTGCGCAAGGTCTTCCGCCAGCTCGACCTCGGCGCCGAGCTCGGGGCGAAGACCTTCGTGATGTGGGGCGGTCGCGAAGGCGCGGAGTACGACTCCGCCAAGGACGTGCGTGCCGCCCTCGAGCGCTACCGTGAGGCCGTCAACCTCCTCGGCGATTACGTCACCGACAAAGGCTACGACATCCGTTTCGCGATCGAGCCGAAGCCGAACGAGCCTCGAGGCGACATCCTGCTTCCGACGCTCGGACACGCGATCGCGTTCATCGACTCGCTCGAGCGCCCCGAGCTGGTCGGCGTGAACCCCGAAGTCGGTCACGAGCAGATGGCTGGGCTCAACTTCACCGCGGGCATCGCGCAGGCGCTGTTCCACGGCAAGCTCTTCCACATCGACCTCAACGGCCAGCGGGGCATCAAGTACGACCAGGACCTCGTCTTCGGCCACGGAGATCTGCACAACGCCTTCTCGCTCGTCGACCTTCTCGAGAACGGCGGACCCGGCGGTGTGCCCGCCTATGACGGCCCCCGTCACTTCGACTACAAGCCTTCGCGCACCGAAGACGAGAAGGGTGTCTGGGACTCGGCCGCCGCGAACATGCGCACGTACCTGTTGCTCAAGGAACGTGCGGCCGCATTCCGCGCCGACCCCGAGGTGCAGGAGGCTCTCGCCGCGGCCCGTGTCGACGAGCTGTCCGTGCCCACACTCGCCCCCGGAGAGTCGTACGACGACTTCCTCGCCGACCGCACCGCCTACGAGGACTTCGACCCCGCGACGTACTTCGGAGGCAAGGGGTTCGGGTTCGTCCGTCTGCAGCAGCTCGCGACCGAGCACCTCCTCGGCGCCCGCTGA
- a CDS encoding GNAT family N-acetyltransferase — protein sequence MSELRMVELSAATIVAVNNLSLKPGQEQFLAPVSYGIAATVINPQTSWQRVVLDRNEVVGFVSANFDPDAPEEHFRSVLWRINVDADDQGRGVGRFAVESLIEEARERGVAHVNVIYEAGDGGPEAFFHRVGFTPVGETEYGEVIAEIRLAN from the coding sequence ATGTCCGAACTGCGCATGGTCGAACTCTCCGCTGCGACGATCGTCGCCGTGAACAACCTGTCGCTCAAGCCCGGACAGGAGCAGTTCCTCGCTCCGGTGTCCTACGGGATCGCAGCGACCGTCATCAACCCGCAGACCTCCTGGCAGCGCGTCGTCCTCGACCGCAACGAGGTCGTCGGCTTCGTGAGTGCGAACTTCGACCCGGATGCTCCCGAGGAGCACTTCCGCTCGGTGCTGTGGCGCATCAACGTCGACGCCGACGACCAGGGCCGTGGCGTCGGGCGCTTCGCCGTGGAGAGCCTGATCGAAGAGGCCCGCGAGCGCGGCGTCGCTCATGTCAACGTGATCTACGAAGCCGGCGACGGCGGCCCTGAGGCATTCTTCCACCGCGTCGGCTTCACGCCGGTGGGAGAGACCGAGTACGGCGAGGTCATCGCCGAGATCCGTCTCGCGAACTAG
- a CDS encoding ROK family transcriptional regulator, translating into MADGARSVEGVRRRNLGEVLRLVHEGGPQSRARLTVATGLNRSTIADLVSTLVDAGLAVEREPDPTRRAGRPSPVVAASDDVVAIAVNPEIDAIEMAAVGLNGLVRVRAREVVDRLITPEDTASSVARILDEWRNRELSGLRVVGVGVAVPGLVRATDAVVRYAPHLGWREASIGTLVQAATGLPVAVGNDASLGAKAEHLFGAAVGNDDVVYLNGGASGIGGGLIIDGRLVGGAGGYAGEWGQNKAVIADPADRRSRDGVLEDEVSRARLLDVLGIAAADDLILAEALAAATDDAVIGELSRQRRVLASTLASAVNVLNPSMIVLGGFLSMLLSADADALDAAMRVHAMADPADDVRILPAALGDDRLLIGAAELAFAPLLADPLAEPDVEPRAARG; encoded by the coding sequence GTGGCAGACGGCGCGAGAAGCGTGGAGGGCGTGCGTCGACGCAACCTCGGTGAGGTGCTGCGACTGGTGCATGAAGGCGGACCGCAGTCGCGCGCGCGGCTCACGGTGGCCACCGGCCTGAACCGCTCCACCATCGCAGATCTCGTCAGCACCCTGGTCGATGCCGGTCTGGCCGTCGAACGCGAACCCGACCCGACACGACGCGCCGGTCGACCCTCACCCGTGGTCGCTGCGAGTGACGACGTCGTGGCGATCGCGGTCAACCCCGAGATCGACGCGATCGAGATGGCGGCCGTCGGCTTGAACGGACTCGTCCGCGTTCGGGCACGCGAAGTCGTCGACCGCCTGATCACCCCCGAGGATACGGCGAGTTCCGTGGCGCGCATTCTCGATGAGTGGCGGAACCGTGAGCTGTCGGGCCTCCGCGTCGTCGGTGTGGGCGTGGCCGTGCCCGGCCTCGTCCGCGCGACCGACGCGGTGGTGCGGTACGCGCCGCACCTCGGCTGGCGGGAAGCATCGATCGGCACCCTGGTTCAGGCGGCGACCGGTCTGCCCGTCGCCGTCGGCAACGACGCGAGCCTCGGGGCCAAGGCGGAGCATCTCTTCGGAGCGGCCGTCGGAAACGACGACGTCGTCTATCTCAACGGCGGGGCGAGCGGCATCGGCGGCGGGCTCATCATCGACGGTCGACTGGTCGGCGGAGCGGGAGGGTACGCGGGGGAATGGGGGCAGAACAAGGCCGTGATCGCGGATCCGGCCGACCGGCGCAGCCGCGACGGGGTGCTCGAGGACGAGGTATCCAGAGCGCGTCTGCTGGACGTGCTCGGCATCGCGGCCGCCGACGACCTGATCCTCGCGGAAGCGCTGGCTGCGGCGACCGACGACGCCGTGATCGGCGAGCTCTCCCGCCAACGTCGTGTCCTCGCGTCCACTCTCGCCAGCGCCGTCAACGTGCTCAACCCGTCGATGATCGTGCTCGGCGGATTCCTGAGCATGCTCCTGTCGGCGGACGCGGATGCGCTCGACGCGGCGATGCGCGTGCATGCGATGGCCGACCCGGCCGACGACGTGAGGATCCTTCCTGCAGCGCTGGGAGATGACCGATTGCTCATCGGCGCCGCGGAACTCGCGTTCGCGCCGCTGCTGGCGGATCCGCTGGCAGAGCCCGACGTCGAACCCCGTGCGGCTCGTGGGTAG
- a CDS encoding NADP-dependent isocitrate dehydrogenase, whose protein sequence is MTDDAIIYTYTDEAPALATASFLPIVQAFTGQAGIEVETRDISLGGRILAAFPQKLAPEQQVSDALAELGGLATLPEANIIKLPNISASIPQLKAAIAELQQQGYDIPSFPDEPTTLEEKDVRARYDRLKGSAVNPVLREGNSDRRAPLAVKKYAKKHPHRNKPFAEGSKTRVATMGHDDFKSNEKSWVAAHDDVLSIRHIAADGTETVLKEGLKVLPREIIDATFMSARHLDAFLAETLQTAKADDVLYSVHLKATMMKVSDPIIFGHVVKAFFADVFAQYGDQLADAGLSANDGLGSILAGLAGVANGAEIAAAFDKALAEGPRLSYVNSDKGTTNLHVPSDVIVDASMPALVRNGGKLWGVDGGEGDTLAVIPDSSYAGVYQAVLDDVIANGPLDPATIGTVPNVGLMAQAAEEYGSHDKTFEIASAGRVQIRDGEGTVLIEHEVEAGDVWRATQTKHIAVMDWVKLAVTRARATGDPAVFWLDANRSHDAQIIAKVHQGLALLDTHGLTLTILAPEEATRYTLARMRHGLDTISVSGNVLRDYLTDLFPILEVGTSAKMLSIVPLLAGGGLFETGAGGSAPKHVQQLVEENYLRWDSLGEFFALAASLEHFADTTGNEKARVLAETLDAATGTFLEEDRSPGRALGTIDNRGSHFYLGLYWAQELAAQTKDAELAAAFAPVAAALAADEEKIVAELIAVQGKPVEIGGYYRPDDAQVTAVMRPSATLNGIVDAIA, encoded by the coding sequence GTGACCGACGACGCCATCATCTACACCTACACCGACGAGGCGCCGGCTCTCGCCACTGCCTCCTTCCTCCCCATCGTCCAGGCCTTCACCGGCCAGGCGGGCATCGAGGTCGAAACCCGTGACATCTCGCTGGGAGGTCGTATCCTCGCGGCGTTCCCGCAGAAGCTGGCGCCAGAGCAGCAGGTCAGCGATGCACTCGCCGAGCTCGGCGGCCTCGCCACGCTCCCCGAGGCGAACATCATCAAGCTGCCGAACATCTCGGCATCCATCCCGCAGCTGAAGGCGGCCATCGCCGAACTCCAGCAGCAGGGATATGACATCCCGAGCTTCCCGGACGAGCCGACGACGCTCGAGGAGAAGGACGTCCGTGCACGCTACGACCGCCTCAAAGGCTCGGCGGTCAACCCGGTGCTGCGCGAGGGCAACAGCGACCGACGCGCGCCGCTCGCCGTGAAGAAGTACGCCAAGAAGCACCCGCACCGCAACAAGCCGTTCGCCGAGGGGTCGAAGACCCGCGTCGCGACCATGGGTCACGACGACTTCAAGTCGAACGAGAAGTCCTGGGTCGCCGCCCACGACGACGTGCTCAGCATCCGTCACATCGCGGCCGACGGCACGGAGACCGTGCTGAAGGAGGGCCTGAAGGTGCTCCCGCGGGAGATCATCGACGCCACCTTCATGTCTGCACGGCACCTCGACGCGTTCCTCGCCGAGACGCTGCAGACGGCGAAAGCCGACGATGTGCTCTACTCGGTGCACCTGAAGGCCACGATGATGAAGGTCAGCGACCCGATCATCTTCGGCCACGTCGTGAAGGCGTTCTTCGCGGATGTGTTCGCACAGTACGGCGACCAGCTCGCCGACGCCGGCCTCAGCGCCAACGACGGCCTCGGGTCGATCCTGGCCGGTCTGGCCGGCGTCGCCAACGGTGCGGAGATCGCGGCCGCGTTCGACAAGGCCCTCGCAGAGGGTCCGCGCCTGTCGTATGTGAACTCCGACAAGGGCACCACCAACCTGCACGTTCCGAGCGACGTGATCGTCGACGCCTCGATGCCGGCGCTGGTGCGCAACGGCGGCAAGCTGTGGGGCGTGGACGGCGGCGAGGGTGACACCCTCGCGGTCATCCCCGACTCCTCGTATGCCGGCGTCTACCAGGCCGTGCTCGACGACGTCATCGCGAACGGCCCGCTGGATCCGGCGACCATCGGCACCGTGCCGAACGTCGGGCTCATGGCGCAGGCCGCCGAAGAGTACGGCAGCCACGACAAGACGTTCGAGATCGCGTCCGCCGGCCGGGTGCAGATCCGCGACGGCGAGGGCACGGTCCTCATCGAGCACGAGGTCGAAGCAGGCGACGTCTGGCGTGCCACGCAGACGAAGCACATCGCCGTGATGGACTGGGTCAAGCTCGCTGTGACGCGCGCCAGGGCGACCGGGGACCCTGCCGTGTTCTGGCTGGATGCCAACCGCTCGCACGATGCGCAGATCATCGCGAAGGTGCACCAGGGCCTGGCGCTGCTCGACACGCACGGCCTCACGCTCACGATCCTCGCTCCCGAGGAGGCCACCCGCTACACGCTCGCGCGTATGCGCCACGGCCTCGACACCATCTCGGTCTCCGGCAACGTGCTGCGCGACTACCTCACCGACCTGTTCCCGATCCTCGAGGTCGGCACGTCGGCGAAGATGCTGAGCATCGTCCCGCTGCTCGCCGGTGGTGGCCTGTTCGAGACCGGTGCGGGCGGATCCGCGCCCAAGCACGTGCAGCAGCTCGTCGAGGAGAACTACCTGCGCTGGGACTCGCTGGGCGAGTTCTTCGCGCTGGCGGCCTCACTCGAGCACTTCGCCGACACGACCGGCAACGAGAAGGCGCGCGTGCTCGCCGAGACGCTGGATGCCGCGACCGGCACCTTCCTCGAGGAGGACCGTTCGCCCGGCCGCGCCCTGGGCACGATCGACAATCGCGGCAGCCACTTCTACTTGGGCCTGTACTGGGCGCAGGAGCTGGCGGCACAGACCAAGGATGCCGAATTGGCGGCGGCGTTCGCCCCGGTCGCGGCAGCATTGGCGGCAGACGAGGAGAAGATCGTCGCCGAGCTGATCGCCGTGCAGGGCAAGCCCGTCGAGATCGGCGGCTACTACCGCCCCGACGACGCGCAGGTCACCGCGGTGATGCGCCCGTCGGCGACGCTGAACGGCATCGTCGACGCGATCGCGTAG
- a CDS encoding L,D-transpeptidase family protein gives MCVTDVVSASEATTDAHDEAPAATEVLAPIDGAPAEGGTPPLAWAPVEPKPKKKRLGLWIGLGLGVLALGAGAASAILIAPGTTVAGIPVGWLTPGAAADAITSHLADTEVTLTGAGDDTVLTGADLGASIDAAAMADKAFAEHPMWNLGAWMGEPVAAEISLDPETADRALRAAVPTSFDDPVNAGVVFDAATGTFVIVPGEDGTAIDVDDLTAAIADTVADGGKTLEFPGGPAEAFPAVTDDDATTTAGTLNTMLGTVGFYVGAERTVPVAPAVAASWLTVVDDDGQLRIDADPQTIQATIDTLPGLVNRAPTNATKVVDSDGNVLREETAGVNGRTLGDTSDAADDFAAQLEAGEGVFELEVAEVPFETTNLVRHIDVNLSSQRATLYENGAVVESWLISSGLDATPTPTGNFTVFAHTEIQDMVGEDYVTKDVQWNTWFATDIAFHGAYWHNNFGNQMSHGCVNMPVSVAKYVFDWAPVGVSVAVHW, from the coding sequence ATGTGCGTGACCGATGTGGTTTCTGCGTCCGAGGCGACGACCGACGCACACGATGAGGCTCCCGCTGCGACCGAAGTGCTCGCGCCGATCGATGGCGCGCCTGCGGAGGGCGGCACGCCGCCGCTCGCCTGGGCACCCGTCGAGCCGAAGCCGAAGAAGAAGCGGCTCGGTCTCTGGATCGGCCTCGGGCTCGGCGTCCTCGCGCTGGGCGCCGGTGCGGCTTCGGCCATCCTGATCGCCCCGGGCACGACGGTCGCCGGCATTCCCGTGGGCTGGTTGACGCCCGGCGCCGCCGCAGACGCCATCACCTCGCACCTCGCCGACACCGAAGTGACGCTCACCGGAGCCGGTGACGACACCGTTCTGACCGGTGCCGACCTCGGGGCGAGCATCGACGCCGCGGCCATGGCCGACAAGGCGTTCGCCGAGCACCCGATGTGGAATCTGGGGGCGTGGATGGGTGAACCCGTCGCCGCCGAGATCTCCCTCGATCCGGAGACTGCGGATCGAGCGCTCCGCGCTGCCGTTCCGACGAGCTTCGATGACCCGGTCAACGCCGGTGTGGTGTTCGACGCCGCGACCGGAACATTCGTGATCGTTCCCGGCGAGGACGGCACCGCGATCGACGTCGACGATCTGACTGCTGCCATCGCCGACACGGTCGCCGACGGCGGCAAGACCCTGGAGTTCCCCGGTGGTCCGGCCGAAGCCTTCCCCGCCGTCACGGACGACGATGCCACCACGACCGCCGGCACCCTGAACACGATGCTCGGCACCGTCGGCTTCTACGTCGGCGCCGAGCGCACCGTTCCGGTCGCGCCTGCCGTCGCGGCAAGCTGGTTGACGGTCGTCGACGACGATGGCCAGTTGCGCATCGACGCCGACCCGCAGACGATCCAGGCGACGATCGATACCCTTCCCGGTCTCGTGAATCGTGCGCCGACGAACGCCACGAAGGTCGTCGACTCCGACGGCAACGTGCTGCGCGAGGAGACGGCCGGTGTCAACGGCCGCACGCTCGGCGACACCTCCGATGCGGCAGACGATTTCGCTGCGCAGCTCGAAGCCGGCGAAGGCGTCTTCGAGCTCGAGGTCGCCGAGGTCCCGTTCGAGACGACCAACCTGGTCCGGCACATCGACGTCAACCTCAGCTCGCAGCGCGCAACGCTGTACGAGAACGGCGCGGTCGTGGAGTCCTGGCTGATCTCGTCCGGCCTGGACGCGACGCCCACTCCGACCGGCAACTTCACCGTGTTCGCACACACCGAGATCCAGGACATGGTCGGCGAGGACTACGTCACCAAGGATGTCCAGTGGAACACCTGGTTCGCGACGGACATCGCCTTCCACGGCGCCTATTGGCACAACAACTTCGGCAACCAGATGAGTCACGGCTGCGTGAACATGCCCGTGTCGGTCGCGAAGTACGTCTTCGACTGGGCACCCGTCGGAGTCAGCGTCGCCGTCCACTGGTAA
- a CDS encoding ABC transporter ATP-binding protein — MSSAITGTQNEDRSNYTREESKAIRQRSLRLLGSLIRPLRPQVVLAAAVLVISTALQVAGPILISIGLDQALPAVIERADWMPTFVIGFVYLFAGAAAAVLIAWYVMIAARITQAVLLDLRKRIFLHTQRLSLEFHESYTSGRIISRQTSDLDSIRELLDGGLNNLVSGVLFGAFTFIALVVWDWQSGVILALAGIPLMMLMRWFYSRSQLVYRESRVISAKVIVQFVETMTGIRAVKAFRKEPRNDVTFQKVAGDYRDINRRSMLLFGTFEPGLMGVAALTLGMVVLWGGIRVSTGALTVGVLLSAVLYVRNFFAPMQEIAMFLNSYQSATAALEKVSGVLDEQPTVPDPEKPVDLWESRGAIRFEDVTFGYNGEKTILPDFSLDIPAGQTIALVGTTGAGKSTLAKLISRFYDPTLGSVTLDGVDLRKLHPKDLRRAIVMVTQEAYLFSGTVADNIALGKPDATLDEIRTAARAVGADEFISSLPDGYSTDVNKRGGRVSAGQRQLISFARAFLADPAVLILDEATASLDIPSERLIQDALQTLLADRTAIIIAHRLSTVAIADRVLVMEHGRIIEDDTPAALIGGTGKFAQLHAAWQETLV, encoded by the coding sequence ATGAGCTCCGCAATCACCGGAACACAGAACGAAGACCGTTCGAACTACACCCGCGAGGAGAGCAAGGCGATCCGTCAGCGGTCGCTGCGCCTGCTGGGGTCGTTGATCCGTCCGCTGCGACCGCAGGTCGTCCTCGCCGCTGCTGTGCTCGTCATCTCGACGGCGTTGCAGGTGGCAGGTCCGATCCTGATCAGTATCGGGCTCGACCAGGCGCTGCCGGCGGTGATCGAGCGTGCGGACTGGATGCCGACCTTCGTCATCGGTTTCGTGTACCTGTTCGCAGGTGCGGCCGCTGCCGTGCTCATCGCCTGGTACGTGATGATCGCTGCCAGGATCACTCAGGCGGTGCTGCTGGATCTGCGCAAGCGCATCTTCCTGCACACGCAGCGATTGAGCCTCGAGTTCCACGAGTCGTACACGTCCGGTCGCATCATCTCGCGGCAGACCAGCGACCTCGACTCGATCCGAGAGCTCCTGGACGGCGGCCTGAACAACCTCGTCTCGGGCGTCCTCTTCGGCGCGTTCACCTTCATCGCCCTCGTCGTCTGGGACTGGCAGTCGGGCGTGATCCTCGCGCTCGCCGGTATCCCGTTGATGATGCTGATGCGCTGGTTCTACTCGCGCTCGCAGCTCGTCTACCGGGAATCCCGTGTGATCAGCGCCAAGGTGATCGTGCAGTTCGTCGAGACGATGACGGGCATCCGCGCCGTGAAGGCGTTCCGCAAGGAGCCCCGCAACGATGTCACCTTCCAGAAGGTCGCCGGCGACTACCGCGACATCAACCGACGTTCGATGCTGCTCTTCGGCACCTTCGAACCGGGGCTGATGGGCGTCGCGGCGCTCACTCTCGGCATGGTCGTGCTCTGGGGTGGCATCCGTGTCTCCACGGGTGCGCTCACCGTCGGAGTGCTGCTGTCGGCTGTGCTGTACGTGCGGAACTTCTTCGCGCCGATGCAGGAGATCGCGATGTTCCTGAACTCCTACCAGTCGGCGACGGCAGCGCTGGAGAAGGTGTCCGGGGTGCTCGACGAGCAGCCGACGGTGCCGGACCCCGAGAAGCCGGTCGACCTGTGGGAGTCGCGCGGCGCGATCCGCTTCGAGGACGTCACGTTCGGCTACAACGGCGAGAAGACGATCCTGCCGGACTTCTCGCTCGACATCCCCGCTGGGCAGACGATCGCGCTGGTGGGCACCACGGGCGCGGGCAAGTCGACGCTGGCGAAGCTCATCTCGCGGTTCTACGACCCGACGTTGGGCAGTGTCACCCTCGATGGTGTGGACCTGCGGAAGCTGCATCCGAAGGACCTGCGTCGCGCGATCGTGATGGTCACCCAGGAGGCCTACCTGTTCAGCGGGACGGTCGCCGACAACATCGCACTGGGCAAGCCGGATGCCACGCTCGACGAGATTCGGACGGCCGCGCGCGCAGTCGGAGCGGATGAGTTCATCTCCTCGCTGCCGGACGGGTACAGCACCGACGTGAACAAGCGCGGCGGTCGGGTGTCGGCGGGGCAGCGTCAGCTGATCTCGTTCGCACGCGCCTTCCTCGCCGACCCGGCAGTGCTGATCCTCGACGAGGCGACGGCATCGCTGGACATTCCGTCTGAGCGGTTGATCCAGGATGCGCTGCAGACGCTGCTCGCCGACCGGACGGCGATCATCATCGCGCACCGCCTGTCGACAGTCGCCATCGCCGACCGGGTGTTGGTGATGGAGCACGGGCGGATCATCGAGGACGACACACCTGCGGCTCTCATCGGCGGCACCGGAAAGTTCGCGCAGCTGCACGCGGCGTGGCAGGAGACCCTGGTCTGA
- the xylB gene encoding xylulokinase produces the protein MALVLGVDSSTQSCKVVIVDSETGAVVRSGRASHPDGTSVDPEAWWTALQSAIAEAGGLEDIAAWSIGSQQHGMVVLDADGTVIRDALLWNDTRSAGAAADLIAEFGAPTLAARTGLVPVASFTITKLRWLRDNEPDNAKRVAAVALPHDWLTWRLRGFGPANPVLAELVTDRSDASGTGYWNPATGEYDRELLVAALGHDAVLPRVLAADDAVADADGRPVGPGAGDNAAAALGLDTRPGDVVVSIGTSGTVFAISTERVEDPTGTVAGFADASGRFLPLVATLNAARVLDATAALLGVSLEEFSDLALRASPGAGGLSLLPYFEGERTPNLPDATASLSGMTLASTTRPNLARAAVEGMLRGLGAGLDALRDLGIPLERALLIGGGAQSEAVRKIAPEVLGLPVEVPEIAEYVALGAARQAARLTARA, from the coding sequence ATGGCACTCGTTCTCGGGGTCGACTCCTCGACCCAGTCCTGCAAGGTCGTCATCGTCGATTCCGAGACGGGTGCCGTCGTGCGCTCCGGCAGGGCCAGCCACCCCGATGGCACGTCCGTCGACCCCGAGGCGTGGTGGACGGCACTCCAGTCGGCGATCGCGGAGGCCGGAGGTCTTGAAGACATCGCGGCCTGGTCGATCGGCAGCCAGCAGCACGGCATGGTAGTGCTGGATGCCGACGGCACCGTGATCCGCGATGCCCTGCTGTGGAACGACACCCGCTCTGCGGGAGCCGCAGCAGACCTGATCGCCGAGTTCGGCGCGCCGACGCTGGCCGCGCGAACGGGCCTCGTCCCCGTGGCGTCGTTCACGATCACCAAGCTGCGCTGGCTGCGTGACAACGAGCCCGACAACGCGAAGCGTGTCGCCGCTGTCGCGCTTCCGCACGACTGGCTGACGTGGCGTCTGCGCGGCTTCGGCCCAGCGAACCCGGTGCTGGCCGAGCTCGTCACCGACCGATCCGACGCCTCGGGCACCGGATACTGGAACCCGGCGACGGGCGAGTACGACCGCGAGCTGCTGGTGGCCGCGCTCGGCCACGATGCCGTGCTGCCCCGAGTCTTGGCTGCCGATGACGCCGTCGCCGATGCGGACGGTCGTCCGGTCGGTCCCGGCGCCGGCGACAATGCGGCTGCCGCACTGGGGCTGGATACTCGGCCTGGCGACGTCGTGGTCTCGATCGGGACCTCGGGGACGGTGTTCGCGATCAGCACGGAGCGCGTCGAGGACCCGACCGGCACGGTGGCCGGCTTCGCCGATGCCTCCGGGCGATTCCTTCCCCTCGTGGCGACGTTGAACGCGGCCCGAGTCCTCGATGCCACCGCAGCTCTCCTCGGAGTGTCGCTCGAGGAGTTCAGCGACCTCGCCCTGCGCGCATCACCGGGGGCGGGCGGGCTCAGCCTGCTGCCCTACTTCGAGGGCGAGCGCACCCCGAATCTGCCTGATGCGACGGCCTCGCTCTCCGGCATGACCCTGGCATCGACGACCCGCCCCAATCTGGCGCGGGCAGCCGTGGAGGGGATGCTGCGCGGACTCGGCGCGGGACTCGACGCACTGCGCGACCTCGGCATCCCTCTTGAGCGCGCTCTGCTCATCGGGGGTGGGGCACAATCCGAGGCAGTGCGAAAGATCGCTCCCGAAGTGCTCGGCCTTCCGGTCGAGGTGCCGGAGATCGCGGAGTACGTGGCCCTCGGCGCCGCCCGCCAGGCCGCGCGACTGACCGCGCGCGCCTAG